In Vigna angularis cultivar LongXiaoDou No.4 chromosome 8, ASM1680809v1, whole genome shotgun sequence, one DNA window encodes the following:
- the LOC108345611 gene encoding cellulose synthase A catalytic subunit 2 [UDP-forming], with protein sequence MDTKGRLIAGSHNRNEFVLINADETARVTAVTELSGQICQICGDELEVTVNGEPFVACNECAFPVCRPCYEYERREGNQVCPQCKTRYKRIKGSARVLGDEEEDDTDDLESEFDIGGNLRRDHPHMSEAMFSTRLIYGSVNGSVHTPSEFDAASVASEIPLLTYGQEDVGISADKHALILPPFMARGKRIYPMPFPDSSVPVQPRPMDPKKDIAVYGYGSVAWKERMEDWKKKQSEKLQVVRHEGGKDSDELDDPDLPKMDEGRQPLWRKLPISSSRINPYRIIIVLRIAILGLFFHYRILHPVNDAYALWLTSVICEIWFAVSWIFDQFPKWSPIMRETYLDRLSLRYEKEGKPSQLADIDVFVSTVDPMKEPPLITANTVLSILAVDYPVEKVACYVSDDGAAMLTFEALSETSEFARKWVPFCKKFSIEPRAPEWYFAQKVDYLKDKVDAAFIRERRAIKREYEEFKVRINALVAMAQKVPEDGWTMQDGTPWPGNNVRDHPGMIQVFLGQNGVRDIEGNELPRLVYVSREKRPGYEHHKKAGAMNALVRVSAIITNAPYLLNVDCDHYINNSKALREAMCFMMDPTSGKKICYVQFPQRFDGIDRNDRYSNRNVVFFDINMKGLDGIQGPIYVGTGCVFRRQAFYGYDAPATRKPPRKTCNCWPKWCCSLCCGSRKKKIKSKSSMKKMTKNKDDIKQMHALENIEEGIEGIDNEKSLLMSQQKFEKKYGQSSVFIASTLMEDGGLPKAASSATLLKEAIHVISCGYEDKTEWGKEVGWIYGSVTEDILTGFKMHCHGWRSVYCMPKRPAFKGSAPINLSDRLHQVLRWALGSVEIFFSRHCPIWYGYGGGLKSLERFSYINSVVYPLTSVPLIAYCALPAVCLLTGKFIVPEISNYASIIFMALFISIAATGILEMQWGGVGIHDWWRNEQFWVIGGASSHLFALVQGLLKVLAGVNTNFTVTSKAADDGDFAELYIFKWTSLLIPPLTLLIINIIGVIVGVSDAINNGYDSWGPLFGRLFFALWVIVHLYPFLKGVMGKQEGVPTIILVWAILLASILTLLWVRINPFLAKNDIVLEICGLKCD encoded by the exons ATGGACACCAAAGGGAGACTGATTGCAGGGTCTCATAACAGGAATGAGTTTGTTCTTATCAATGCTGATGAGACTGCAAGA GTGACTGCTGTCACAGAATTAAGTGGTCAAATTTGTCAGAtctgtggggatgagttagagGTTACGGTGAACGGGGAGCCATTTGTTGCGTGCAATGAATGTGCATTCCCTGTGTGCAGACCGTGCTACGAGTATGAAAGAAGAGAGGGTAACCAAGTTTGTCCTCAGTGTAAAACAAGATACAAGCGCATCAAAG GTAGTGCTAGAGTTTTGGGtgatgaagaagaggatgaCACTGATGATTTGGAAAGCGAGTTTGATATTGGAGGCAATCTTAGGCGAGATCATCCTCACATGTCTGAGGCCATGTTCTCTACACGCCTTATCTATGGTTCAGTCAATGGTTCAGTCCACACACCATCAGAGTTTGATGCAGCTTCTGTGGCTTCTGAGATCCCTCTACTGACATATGGTCAAGAG GATGTGGGAATTTCTGCTGATAAACATGCACTTATTCTTCCTCCATTCATGGCTCGAGGAAAACGGATTTATCCTATGCCTTTTCCTGATTCATCTGTGCCTG TTCAACCTAGACCTATGGATCCTAAAAAGGACATAGCAGTTTATGGATATGGAAGTGTTGCATGGAAGGAAAGGATGGAGGATTGGAAGAAAAAGCAAAGTGAAAAGCTTCAGGTGGTTAGGCATGAAGGGGGCAAGGATAGTGATGAGCTGGATGATCCTGACTTGCCAAA AATGGATGAAGGCAGACAACCACTTTGGAGAAAGCTGCCAATTAGTTCAAGCAGGATAAATCCATACAGAATCATAATAGTACTCCGGATTGCCATTCTTGGCCTCTTTTTCCATTATAGAATTCTCCATCCTGTCAATGATGCATATGCATTGTGGCTCACATCAGTAATCTGTGAAATCTGGTTTGCTGTGTCTTGGATTTTTGATCAGTTCCCAAAATGGAGCCCAATTATGAGGGAAACGTACCTTGATCGTTTATCTCTGAG GTACGAGAAAGAAGGAAAACCATCTCAGTTAGCTGATATAGATGTGTTTGTCAGTACAGTGGATCCTATGAAAGAGCCTCCACTTATAACTGCAAACACAGTTCTGTCCATCCTTGCTGTGGATTATCCAGTGGAGAAGGTTGCATGTTATGTCTCTGATGATGGTGCTGCAATGCTTACATTTGAAGCACTCTCTGAGACTTCTGAGTTTGCAAGGAAATGGGTTCCGTTCTGCAAGAAGTTCAGCATTGAACCACGGGCTCCAGAATGGTATTTTGCACAGAAGGTTGACTACTTGAAGGATAAAGTGGATGCAGCATTTATAAGAGAACGTCGTGCCATTAAG AGGGAGTATGAAGAGTTCAAAGTGAGGATTAATGCATTAGTGGCAATGGCGCAGAAGGTTCCTGAGGATGGTTGGACAATGCAGGATGGTACTCCATGGCCTGGGAATAATGTCAGAGATCATCCTGGAATGATACAA GTTTTCCTGGGACAAAATGGTGTTCGTGACATTGAAGGCAATGAATTACCTCGACTTGTGTACGTGTCCCGTGAGAAAAGACCTGGATATGAGCACCACAAAAAAGCTGGAGCTATGAATGCCTTG GTGAGAGTCTCAGCAATAATCACAAATGCTCCTTACCTACTGAATGTTGATTGCGATCACTACATAAATAACAGTAAGGCCCTTCGTGAAGCCATGTGCTTCATGATGGATCCTACATCAGGGAAAAAGATATGCTATGTACAGTTTCCCCAAAGATTTGATGGGATTGATCGAAATGATAGATACTCAAATCGCAATGTTGTATTCTTTGAT ATCAATATGAAAGGTTTGGATGGCATCCAAGGACCTATATATGTGGGAACTGGGTGTGTCTTCCGGAGGCAGGCATTTTATGGATATGATGCCCCTGCTACGAGGAAACCACCAAGGAAGACATGTAACTGTTGGCCTAAATGGTGCTGTAGTCTATGTTGTGGATCCAGGAAGAAAAAGATTAAATCAAAGTCAAGTATGAAAAAGATGACAAAGAATAAGGATGACATTAAGCAAATGCATGCACTAGAAAATATTGAAGAGGGAATTGAAG GAATTGACAACGAGAAGTCCTTATTAATGTCTCAacaaaagtttgagaagaaatATGGGCAATCATCTGTTTTCATAGCTTCAACACTCATGGAAGATGGGGGTCTTCCCAAAGCAGCAAGTTCTGCCACACTATTGAAAGAAGCCATCCATGTAATTAGTTGTGGTTATGAGGATAAGACAGAATGGGGGAAAGAG GTTGGGTGGATATATGGCTCAGTTACAGAAGATATTTTAACAGGTTTCAAGATGCATTGCCATGGTTGGAGATCTGTTTACTGCATGCCCAAAAGGCCTGCTTTCAAGGGTTCAGCTCCTATAAATCTCTCAGATCGTCTGCATCAAGTTCTTCGATGGGCTCTTGGATCTGTTGAGATCTTTTTCAGTAGGCATTGTCCTATATGGTATGGTTATGGTGGTGGCTTGAAGTCGCTGGAACGGTTCTCTTACATAAACTCGGTTGTTTATCCTCTGACTTCAGTTCCCTTAATTGCCTACTGTGCATTGCCAGCTGTCTGCCTGCTCACTGGGAAATTCATTGTCCCTGAG ATAAGTAACTATGCCAGTATCATTTTCATGGCTCTATTCATCTCTATAGCTGCAACTGGCATCCTGGAAATGCAGTGGGGAGGTGTTGGTATACATGACTGGTGGAGGAATGAGCAGTTCTGGGTCATTGGTGGAGCCTCCTCACATCTGTTTGCTCTCGTTCAGGGTTTGCTCAAAGTTCTTGCTGGAGTTAACACAAACTTCACTGTCACATCCAAAGCTGCAGATGATGGAGATTTTGCTGAACTCTACATCTTCAAATGGACATCCTTGTTGATCCCTCCCTTGACCCTACTAATTATAAACATAATTGGAGTCATTGTTGGCGTGTCAGATGCTATAAACAATGGCTATGATTCATGGGGTCCTTTGTTTGGCAGGCTATTTTTTGCCCTTTGGGTCATTGTCCATCTTTATCCTTTCCTCAAGGGTGTCATGGGAAAACAGGAAGGTGTTCCTACCATCATCTTGGTCTGGGCCATTCTTCTGGCTTCGATCTTAACACTGCTTTGGGTGAGGATCAACCCATTTTTGGCAAAAAATGATATTGTGCTTGAAATTTGTGGGTTGAAGTGTGACTGA